The following nucleotide sequence is from Luteibaculum oceani.
CGGTTGCTTGCACATTTAGAGGTTGGATGGACTGGATCTCCGTGTTTTTTAACCAAAAGTCTCCACTTTCAAATGCATTGGTTTGAAATACAATAGGAGCAGATGGAAGAAAAATACTTTTGCCATTACCCTGTCCAGTTTTGAATCCTCCGTTTAGCCTAACTATTTCTAGGGTGTCTTTAAAAACTGTTTGGTTGCCTTTAAAAGCAAACTGCATATTTGCTCCATTAGGCACAAATAGAGTTACCTTGGATTTGAAAGTATCCGATTCGCTTCCCCCTAGAGTAAAACCGCCATTACCCAGCAAATTAATAGACAGGGGTTGGTCAAAATTATTACCTCCTCCATTAAAGTCGTTTTCATCCCCTGTTTTGGTTAAAACAAGTGGATTTTTAAAATGGCAACCGGAGATTTTAATCTTGTTTCCCTTTAAGTCAACGGCTTGGTTTATTTCTAGTGGTTTATTAACTAAGCCGAAATAAATTTCCTCGGCCTCAACGGCAAACGCACTTCCCAGGATTATACTATTCTTAACGTTTAGATATGAGGCTTTAATACTGTCTGCGGAGAAAATTAGGGTACCATCTAATAAATCCAGTTTGGCAACCTTAATGTTTTGGGAAACAATTATGGTGTCGGAGGCAAGTTTTACAAATAGCGTATCAAGTTCGTTGGGAACTTTAGAGGGGTTCCAATTATTGGGGTTGAGAAATTCTTTAGATGCGGATCCTGTCCAAACCAATCGTGTTTGGGCAAAGCAAACAAGTTGAAGGAAAAAGACGATTAGGAAAAAAAGGCAACGCATGGTTTTAAGTTGGTACACTAAAAAACGAAAAAAGCGGCTTTTGCCGCTTTTGAATTTTGTTTTTCTGGTAATTAGTTAGGCCAGATGGTATTGTCGTCGTTGTCGTACAATGGCCCCCATTGTATTTCTGAAACTTTCCCTTGGTTAAACCAAAAGTTGATGCTCTTTTCGTCTATTGTAAGCACGTGCTGAGTTTCCTCATCATCAATGCTCCATTCTTCCATTTCGCCACTTCCAAAGTTGTTAGCAGAAATAAATTCGTCTAACTCTTCTTTAGTTAGTCCGATTACTTCTTTTCCAGCTAACTTAAAGGAAGCATCACTTACCGAAATAGTGCTCATTTTCCAATTTTCATCCTTGTCGAATGAAATAGATAGCTCTAGATTGTCGTAGTGCCAGGCTTCGTTAAGAACTTCGTCGGTATCCTCATCGGCGTATTGCTCAATTTCATCTGGCTCGCCAAATTGTTGCTTAACTTCTTCTCTGGTTAAACCAAACTTAAGCTCATCAAGTCCGGTACCCGGTAGTATTTCTTTATTCATAATTTTATTTAATCCTGTGTAATAATTGGCAAATCTAGTACTTGTAGAATGATAATTTGCCTAGCGCTTTGGACAGCTCTTACAACGCTTACCCTTTTTGTATTTCTTACAACACTTCTTCTTAAGAGATAATTCTCTAATCTCGCACAAAAAGCAAGGAGGAAGAGGGTTTTGGGTAGCAATGTTCAGCCGATTCATGCTACAAAAATAATCAAATTTGAATCGTTCTAAATAAGGGTGTGAAAATTTTAATGGGCCACAACTTGAAACTTACAGTTTGTGAAACCACAATTTTATAGTGTTTTCTGCTTTTTTATACTGGGGAGAAAAGCCTAAACTTTTGCCTTTATTTTTTACCCTCGGAAACCATTTCCATACAAAAACTCCAGCAACGTAATCTTGATCTTGCAGTGCCTCAAAAAAAGTGTTCCACGCCAGAGACTGACTTTCACCATTGAATGGAACTTCGGTGTAGGACTCCCATGGTTTTTCCCAAGGGTTTTCTATACTGCGATATCCTATTTCAGTAAAGATTACGGGTAGGTTCAAACTGTCAGAAAGCGAATTCATTGTTTGGTGGTAAGCTTTCCATTTGGTGGGAGCTTTGGAGGGAGATTCTAACGGGAAATAAGCATTTACACCTATGTAATCGAGCAAGTGCCAGTAGGGAAAACGATTGTATTCATCCCAGTTGGATGCATAAACGAGTTTACCGGAGTACACTGCTCGGCAGGACGCAATTAAATCTTCAAAATACGCGGGGTGTTCTTGCCAAAGAGATTGCATTTCATTGGCAAGGCAAAAAAGTGGAAGTTTGTGCTTTTCAGAAAGCTCTGCAAATTGTACAATGTACTTTTTGTAATCGTTAAACCATTTGGCCCAAATTGCTGGGCTAGGAAATTGGTGATGTCCCGTAAACCCTCCAGGATTGAGCCATAAATGTGGCTTAACAATTGGGGTTAATCCATATTTTTTTGCCGCCTTAATGCAGGAATCAATGCCTTCATATGATTCTCCATCCCACTTCCAGTCTTCATTAAATCTAAATTCTCCAGTTTCACCGTTTGCATAACTGTAGGGCATTAGCGTTATGGAATTGGCGCCAAGGATTTTAATTTCCTTCCAGCTCGTATCAGAAGGTAATTTAACGCTTCCCACTAAAGACACCCCTTTGTACATCATTTGCTGGGCATCGCAGCTCAACAGTATAAGGCCAAGGATACTTAGTAAAAGCAGCCTAATCATTAGCCAGTGGAATAAAACTGTTGTTTTCGGGGAATTTGGCTGGAATGGTAGCGTAAAATTTAGCCATTTCTTTCAAGGTGGTTTCGTAATCTTGATTGGGATAAATCAGTTTGCCTATGCCGGCTTCCTTGTTTTTATAATCGAGATAAGCCAAAACTATGGGAACCTGTGCTGCTTTTGCAATGTGGTAGAACCCCGATTTAATTTTTGGAGAACTAGATCGGGTACCCTCTGGGGTAATAACCAAAGCCAATTCCTGATGCTCAGCAAAAAGTGCCGCAATCTGCTGCACCTTACCATCTTTTTGATTTCCAACCTTGCTACGGTCTATTCCAATGGCCCCTAATGGTTTAACAAACCAACCAAAAGGAGGCTTTAACCATTCCTTTTTTATAGTAAAACGCAGGGGGATTTTTAAAAGGTTAAGACTGGCAACGGTATATACCAGGTCCCAATTGCTGGTATGAGGTGCTCCAACCATTACACAATGCTTAGATGCCTCGGGAAACTTGTTGTTTAATTTCCAACCATTCAGTTTAAAAAGCATTTTAAATATCCAAACCAGCATAATCTTATTTGTTTATTTCAATTTCTCGAACTGTTCTTCCGTAGGCTACAAAAATTCCTAATGCACCATTGGAAATATTCGTTGGAACATTGCTAGGAGGTGCATCAAAAATTCCACTTTCAAAAGACTCAATGGCAAGGGCGCTTAAAATTTCTTCTTCCCGTTTATTAATGGTGCGCAATTCAATTTTCAGCACGTCACCACTATCTAGGTCAAAGGTGCCGTAAGTGATGTTATTCAAATATAGCCCGTTAACAAATTCATCGTTAAAAAGGGCGCCATATTCAAATAAGCTCTCGTATTCGTTGGCTCCATTTACGTAATCTATAAACCAATAGTAATTTCTTTTGCCAGGAGGATCTTGAAAGGAAATACCTATTTCCACTTCTTCCCTGGTGGTAAAAACACCGTCTTCTAATCGCTTGCAGGTTAGCGTATCTATAGCTATGGGAGGATTTAAGAATGATACAGCGCTGTACACTTGGCCTTCGTAGGTTATTTCCAGATAATAGTTGTGGTTCGCTTTCCCGACAAAATTTAGTGGGCTTATATAAATACCAGGGGAGCTTTCATCAAAGGTAAAGGTGCGATTAGAGTCATCTCGGATAATAACTGTAGCACCGATTGCAGGAATGTTTTTTATCTCATCAAAAAAGTTGGATGTAAGGGAAAGACGAATGGTATCTCTTAGTGTGGTGTTGTCTATTTCGGCATCTACCACCAACCGTGTGTTTTCCTGAGCTATGTAGCTTAAGTCTATGGGCTCCGTGCAAGAATAGAGTAGAGAGCAAAGGAAGAAAGACAGTAAAACGCGTATTTTCATCTTCGCTAAAATTTAAAATTATAAGTCACCGAAGGCAATACCGGAAACAAGTAAAATTTCTCGGCTACCAATTGGTTGGGGTTGCTATTACTTTCTTTAAAATTAATGGTATAGGTATTATGACGGTTGTATACATTATAAACTCCAAACACCCATTCTGAGGTATACTTTTTGGGTTTCTCCTTTTGCTTAGGTTTCAATGTTAAGCTGAAATCCATTCTGTGGTAGGCCGGAAATCTGCCGCCATTTCTACTTGTGTAGGTAGGAATGGTTATACCTTTATATAAAAACTTACCCGAGGGGAAGGTTGCCGCTAGGCCGGTTGCGTATACAAAGTTCATCCCTACGCTAACTCTTTTGTTAATCTGATAGCTTGCTACCAGCGATATATCGTGGGTTTTATCATATTTCGCTGGGAAAATCTCAATGCCAGGCAAGGTTTCGTCAACATCTATTAGTTTCTCCGTCCTAGATAGCGTGTAGGAAAGAAAACCATTTAGTTTACCCCAGTCTTTCTTTACAAAAACTTCAAGCCCATATGCCCGTGCTCTACCAAATCTCAGTTCTGCTTCTAGCTGATTATTTAACAACAATTGCGCCTGATTTTTAAAGTCGATGGCATTGCGCATATCCTTGTAATACAACTCCGCAGAATATTCAATTTTCCATTTTCTAAAACTCGAAAAATACCCGATAGCGATCTGGTCTGCTAATTGGGGTTTTACGTTTGGCGATGCTAAAAACCAAATATCAAGTGGACTAGATGCAGTGGCATTCGAAGCCAATTGGGCATACTGGCGCATTCTGTTGTACGAAAATTTTAGGGAGCTTATTTCAGATAAGCTGTATCTCGCTGCCAATCTTGGTTCAAACCCTCCATATCGGTTGTATATTTTTCCTTTAGGATGATTTAGGGTGTCGGTAACCTCGTAAGTCTCATTTAGGTTATACGATACGCCCTTCCCTATATTTAATAGTGCGCTGTGCCGTAGACCGTATTTTACCTTTAATCTTGGGCTGATATCTTGTTCTCGTTCTATGTAAATCCCTGTTTCTATGGCCTTGGTGCGGTCCAACTTGTAATCGAATCGGGTTGAATCGAGGTTGATGGAAATTTCGCCGGGTTGGAAATTATGATGGATGACCTGTGCTCCGACACGCCAAGTACTTTTTGGGTTTTGGTAGTAACCCACATCGTATTTAAGATTAAAGTCCTCAATTCTAGAGGTCCAGTCGAAGGTCTCTAAACCTTCTTTTGAACCTAGATTATAGTCGTATTTGCTGTAAATACCCGTTAAGTTGGCAAACAGCTTTTGGTTAAAAATGTGATTCCATCTTAGCGTACCAGTGGCGTTTCCCCAACCAATTTTTGCCAATCCGTCCTGCACCCCAAAAATATCTCTACCAAAGTATCCAGAAAGGTAAAGTCGGTTTTTGTCGTCTAGCGTATAGTTGGATTTTACATTAAAGTCGTAAAAATACAACTGGTTGTTATTGAGGGCTTCGTTGTTGCTCAGCTTTAAAAAGAGGTCGGCATAGGTTCTTCTGCCGCTAACTAAAAATGAGGCTTTGTCCTTCTTTATGGGGCCTTGAAGGGTAAGACGAGAGCTCAAAAGGCCTATCCCTCCTGTACCTTCAAAATGCTTGAGATTTCCCTCGTTCATTTTAATGTCCAATACCGAGGCAAGTCTTCCACCATACCGAGAGGGAATTCCTCCTTTATACAGTTGTACGTCTTTAATAGCGTCAGGGTTAAACACAGAGAAAAATCCAAAAAGATGGGCGGCATTGTAAACATTAGCCTCATCCAATAAAATAAGGTTTTGATCGGCGGAGCCTCCTCGTACAAAAAAACCGCTATGACCTTCTCCTGCGGTAGCGACTCCTGGTAATAATTGAATGGCCTTAATAATATCTACCTCACCCAAAAAGGCAGGTATCTTTTTTATTTGTTCAATGGGGAGATTTACCGAACTCATCTGTACATCGCGAACGTGAGATTGTTGATCTCGATCTGCGGTAATTTCTACTTCCGATAGTCCAATTTCAGAAGGACTCAATTCTATTTTTATTTTGTTGAGGTTTTCTGTTAAATCTATGGGTAAGGATTGAGACTGGTATCCGACATAATTAAAGATTAAAGTGTAGGAACCTGGATTTAACTCTATTGAAAAATAGCCGTAGTCGTTGGTGGAGGTACCAAGTTTTAATTCTGAAATAAAAACGGTTGCGCCAACTAGGCTTTCCCCACTGTTGGCATCGGTAACCGTACCACTTATTACTTTTTTGTCTTGGGCCGAGGCAGTTATAGTTGCACCCCAGAACAGAAATAGAAGAAACTTAAAATAGTGCTGCATCGTTTTCGCTATTTTCTTCAAAGCCATGATCCTTACTGGTAGCTCTATTTAAGGCGGCATCGGTTGCTAAAAAATCGCAGCGTTCATTTTCTTTTATTCCAGCATGACCCTTAACCCAAACTAACTTAACCTTGTGTTTTCGGTAAGCTGCAAGAAATCGTTTCCATAAATCGGGGTTCGCTTTTTTGGCAAAGGACTTTTTTTCCCAACCAAAAACCCATCCTTTTTCAACAGCATCAACAACATATTTGGAATCGGAATAAATGGTAACCAAGGTGCCAGGATATTTAAGAATTTCTAAAACCTTTATAACACTCAATAGTTCCATTCGGTTATTGGTGGTTTTAATAAACCCTTCGGACAACTCCTTGCGATTATTGCCGCTAATAAGAACAGCTCCATAGCCACCTGGGCCAGGGTTTCCTCTTGAAGCGCCATCTGTATATGCAATTACCTGATGCGCCAATACTATAGATTTAGGAGGTGTTTTTCTATTTCCCTTGGAAAGTGTTTGTGCTCTAGTTGCTGCACTTTTTGCTGAACATCCTCTGGGGTATCATCGGGATGGACTGCTGTGGAGAATTGAGAAATAATTGCTCCCTCGTCGTAATTCTCATTTACCTTGTGAATGGTAATTCCCGTTTCTTTCTCGTTTGCTTCCACAACCGCTTTGTGCACATGCATTCCGTACATACCTTTACCTCCAAACTTGGGTAAAAGGGCAGGGTGGATATTTATAATCTCATTCGGGTAGGCTTCCAAAATATTCTTTGGGATTTTCAGTAAAAACCCAGCTAGAATTATCCAATTTATATGCTTCTCTTTTAATAAAGTAACTATATCATTGGATTCATAAAGAGTGCTTTTTTTGGCGTGATAACACGGAACCTGATTTCGGTCAGCCACCTTCCAAATCCCCGCTTCCTTTTTGTTGGTAACAACCAACTTCACCTGAATCTTAGAGTGACCTTTAAAGTGGCTAATTATGGCCTCAGCATTGGTTCCTGACCCCGAAGCAAAAATGGCAAGATTCAATTGTGGCAAAGCTTGTAATTTAAAATTCACATCAAATGTATACAAAACCCCATGGGCATTGGAAGCAAAGGAGTTTATTTTATTTTAAACCCATAAACAAATACCATGATTACCCACGATACCAAGAATGAAGCGTTTGTGCCTTACGGAAGAGAAAGATATACTCACGAGCAACTTCTAGAAAACATTAAGAGGTTTAAGTCCGATCTTTCAGAAAGGAGGAGTATAAGACAGTTTTCAAATAAAAAAGTACCCAAAGAGGTAATTGAGAATATACTAGAAGTAGCAAACGGAGCACCATCTGGAGCTAACCGACAACCCTGGACTTTCTGCGTTATATCCAACCCTGAATTAAAAGGGGAAATAAGAAAACGCGCCGAGCAAGAGGAGTACCTTTCATACAATGGAAGAATGAGCGAGGAATGGCTAAAGGATGTTGAGCCGTTTGGAACAAATCATATTAAAGAGTTTATAGATGCAGCTCCTTATATTATTGTTGTATTTAAAAAGGTATACGATAAAGACGAACACAACTACCGAAAAAGCAATTATTACGTAAATGAGAGTGTAGGAATTGCGGTAGGGTTTTTACTGACTGCCATTCATCAAGCGGGATTGGCCTCTTTAACTCATACTCCGAGCCCTATGAACTTTTTACAAGAAGTTTTGGGTAGACCAGAAAACGAACGCCCGTTTCTATTGATTCCAGTGGGATATCCGCACGAAGAGGCCCTTGTTCCCAAGATAGAAAAGAAGCCACTTAAAGAGGTTTCGGTGTTTTACGAGTAATTTTCTTTGAATATTTATCGTAGATGTGCTTTATTTGCTGCTACTAAATTTTAATTCGAAAGGCAATGTCTGACATTAAATCTGAGGTAATAGCAATTATTGTTGACAAATTAGGTGTAGATGAGGGGGATGTAACTCCTGAGGCAAGTTTTACTAACGACCTCGGTGCAGATTCACTTGATACAGTTGAGTTGATCATGGAGTTCGAGAAGAAATTCAACATCGCAATTCCAGACGACCAAGCTGAGAAAATCGCAACGGTTGGTCAAGCTATTGAGTACATCAGTAACAACGTAAAGTAAAAGTAATTTAGATTTTATGGAATTAAAGCGGGTAGTCATAACCGGATTAGGTGCCCTTACTCCAATTGGTAATACCGTTGAAGAGTATTGGGATGGACTTATTAATGGTAAGAGCGGTGCAGCTCGTATTACCCGCTTTGATCCTTCTAAATTCAAAACGCAGTTTGCGTGCGAGGTTAAAGGCTTCAATCCTCTTGATTTCTTCGATAGAAAAGAGGCACGTAAAATGGATCTGTTCTCGCAGTACGCGATGGTAGTTGCAGATGAGGCATTAAAAAATGCTGGTCTTGCAGAAAATGGTCCAAACCCAGATAGAGCTGGTGTAATTTGGGGTTCTGGTATTGGTGGTTTGCAAACCTTCCAGGAGGAATGTGTTTCTTTCGGCCAAGGCGATGGAACACCCAGATTTAATCCATTCTTTATCCCGAAAATGATTGCCGATATAGCGTCGGGTCATATTTCAATTAAATACGGTTACCGTGGTCCTAATTACACTACGGTTTCAGCTTGTGCTTCCTCTACTAATGCATTGTTAGACGCTTTTAACCTAATTCGATTAGGTAAGGCAGATGTAATGGTAGGTGGAGGTTCCGAAGCTGCCGTGTGTGAGGCAGGTATTGGAGGGTTCAACGCTCTGCATGCCCTTTCAACTAGAAACGATGATCCTGCAACGGCATCAAGACCCTTCGATAAAGATAGAGATGGGTTTGTACTTGGTGAAGGTGCTGGATGTTTGATTCTAGAAGAATTAGAGCACGCAAAAGCTAGAGGCGCCAATATTATTTGTGAAGTTGTCGGAGGTGGAATGTCTGCCGATGCACATCACATTACCGCTCCTCACCCAGAAGGTCTAGGTGCATTAAATGTTATGAAAGCTGCTCTTGACGATGCTCACATGAGTGTTGACGAGCTAGATTACATTAATGTGCATGGTACCTCTACTCCTCTTGGAGATGTTGCCGAAACTAAGGCAATCAAGTCCATTTTTGGAGAACATGCCTATAAGCTTAACATTTCAAGTACCAAGTCTATGACAGGTCACTTGTTGGGAGCTGCAGGCGCCATTGAATCAATAGCTAGTGTATTGGCTGTGAAGAATGGAATTGTTCCTCCTACTATAAACCACTTTACTGATGATCCTGAGTTGGATAACAATCTTAACTTCACTTTCGAGAAAGCTCAAAAAAGAGAAGTAAGAGCAGCGTTAAGTAATACTTTTGGATTTGGTGGTCATAACACTTCGGTAATTTTTAGAAAGTATAGCGTATAAGAATGGCCTTGTTTAGTACTAGCGGAAAGTCTTTCAGAGAACGAAAGCTCCGTTATGTGTTAAAAAATTACCTAAAGCTAAACCCTAAAAATTTAGACTTATACTTCTCTGCGGTTGTACATACCTCTTATAAGGGTTATGGTGATGAGCGTGGAACTTATGATAGGTTAGAGTTCCTGGGTGATGCGCTTTTCGGTGCTTACATTACTGCATGGATATTTACTAAGTACCCACAAAAAAACGAAGGGCAACTTTCTAAATTAAAATCGAAGTTGTGTTCAAGGAAATTTCTGAACACGCTCGCGTTTAAGCTTCATATTAATCATTTGATCTATTTCTCCACCCGAGAGAATCTTTCAGAAAATTCCATTCCTGGTAATACGCTTGAAGCACTTTTTGGAGCGGTTTATTTAGATCAAGGATTGGCAGAATTGCACAAGCTTTTTGATCACATAATTAAGCACCATATTAACGTTGCAGAGGTCGATAAGCAGGATATAGATTACAAAAGTAGGGTGATTCAATTTTGTCAAAAGCACAAAAGAAAACACCGCTTCTTAACTACCGAAACAGATCATAAAAATGGTAGAGATTTTTTTACCATTGCACTAGAAATAGAAGGTTTCGATAGTGTTTCGGCTGTAGGTTTTTCAAAAAAGAAAGCCGAACAGCAAGCCTGTAAATTGTTTTACGAAAGTAAAAAACAAGAATTCGAAGAAGATTAATGACCGTACACTACCTAGATTTCGATGACGAGCCCGAATTTCACATGATTGGAATTGCTTGCCATTTGAAAAATTATCGCCTGTGCTGGTTAGTTAATAAAGCCTTAAACATAAATCTAGAACGGTCTCAAGATCCCTACGTATTTTGGCCCGGTAAAAGCATAAAATCTGAACATGCTTTGTTTACTGGATTTAACGAATTCTGGAAATCGCAGCATTATTTGATTCAAAATAAGGGCTTCCAACAAACCCTGGTGGTCCCAGAACATAGGGCGGCCGATTACCTTTTAATTACCAAAAATCCTAAAGAAGAGTATTCTACTTTTATTCTGCAGGAACTAAATAAACAAAACTTAATTTTAACGGCGTTTAAAATCAATCCGGTTGGATTAAAATCGAGCGCTAATTTGACATTCGAATGATACGTAAAACCAAAATTGTAGCTACCATAGGACCCGCTTCCTCCTCCAAAGAGAAGCTTACAGAACTAATTCGGGCAGGGCTTAATGTTTGTAGAATTAATTTTTCTCATGGAAGTCATGAGGTGCACCTAGAGGCAGTTAGAAATATTAGAGCGGTATCCGATGAATTAAAAATTCCGGTGGCCATTTTAGGAGACCTTCAAGGGCCAAAATTAAGAGTAGGAATGCTTCCCGAAGAGGGCTTAGATCTTATAGAAGGAGAAGAGTTGTGTTTTACTACAAAGCCTAACAAAATGGGGGATAAGCAGAATTTATACATCAGCTATTCCTCTTTTGCGAAAGATGTAAAACCAGGTGAAAAAATTCTCTTGGATGACGGAAAGCTAGAATTAGAAGCTGGCGAAAGCGATGGTGACGCCAGAGTGAAAGCAAAGGTGATTCATGGTGGGATATTAAAATCGAAAAAAGGGGTAAACCTACCCAACACTAAAATCTCCCTTCCATCTCTTACGGAAAAGGATTTGGTTGATTTAGAATTCGCCCTTGAGCACGATTTCGACTGGATAGGTTTATCCTTCGTTCGTTCGGCAAGAGATATTATAGAACTGAAGCATAAGATTAGCGAGCGCAACAAATTCTCAAGAGTGGTTGCAAAAATCGAAAAACCGGAAGCGTTAAAAGAACTGGAGGGCATTATCGATGAAACCGATGCCGTTATGGTTGCTCGTGGTGACCTCGGTGTGGAAATCCCTATGGAAGAAGTTCCACTTATCCAAAAGGATATTATAAAACAATGTAGAGAAGCAGCAAAACCGGTAATTGTTGCAACCCAAATGATGGAGAGCATGATAGAAAATGTTACTCCAACCAGAGCTGAAGTTAATGATGTGGCAAATGCGGTAATGGATGGCTCAGATGCGGTAATGCTTAGCGCAGAAACCTCGGTGGGGAAATACCCTGTGGAAACGGTGAACGCCATGCGTAAAATTCTTGTTAAAACAGAAGCTTTTGAGGGGATATTTCACCATGAAACTGCGCCTGGAGATTTTGGAGGCGATCGATTTATTTCGGATTCCATTTGTTACAACGCCTGTCGTTTGGCTCAGCGTGTTAATGCAATTGGAGTAGTGGCCATGACCCACTCTGGTTACACGGCCGTGAAGCTATCATCGCAGCGCCCAAAATCAACGGTTTTTGTTTTTACGGGAAATAAAAGACTGATAACCGCTTTAAGTTTGGTTTGGGGTGTAGAGTGTTTTTATTACGATAAGTATGTATCTACAGACCACACCATAGCAGATATCAAGTATATCTTAAAGCGCGAAGGCAAAATTAAGAATGGAGATTACCTTATTAATATCGCCTCTATGCCGATAAGCGAAAAAGGAACTTCGAATATGATAAAACTAAGTCAGGTAGATTAACTATGGCAAATCTTAACGAAAAGCTACTAGCAGAAATTTGCGAAGCACCTGGGGTACCTGGGCATGAGCAAAAAATTAGGGATATAGTTCGCCGAGAATTAGATGGATTAGGTTTTGAGCTAAGCGTTGACAATATGGGTAACCTAACCGCTTTTAAAGCAGGTAAGGACGCGCGAAATGCCATGGTGGCTGCCCATATGGATGAAATTGGCTTTATCGTTACTCATATCGACGATAACGGGTTTCTAAAATTTCACCCACTGGGTGGATTCGACCCAAAAACATTGACGGCTCAACGCGTAATTGTGCATACCGAGTCTGGACCATTAGTAGGTGTAATGGGATCCAAACCCATTCATGTAATGTCGCCCGAGGAGCGCAACAAAGGGGTTAAGATTAAAGACTTCTTTATAGATCTCGGGTTAGAAGCCGAAGAGGTAAAGAAAAAGGTTGAGGTAGGGAATACCGTTACAAGAGAGCGCGAGTTAATAAAAATGGGACATTGCTTTAATTGCAAGTCGCTTGATAACCGTGTATCCGTATTTATTCTAGTT
It contains:
- a CDS encoding ribonuclease III family protein is translated as MALFSTSGKSFRERKLRYVLKNYLKLNPKNLDLYFSAVVHTSYKGYGDERGTYDRLEFLGDALFGAYITAWIFTKYPQKNEGQLSKLKSKLCSRKFLNTLAFKLHINHLIYFSTRENLSENSIPGNTLEALFGAVYLDQGLAELHKLFDHIIKHHINVAEVDKQDIDYKSRVIQFCQKHKRKHRFLTTETDHKNGRDFFTIALEIEGFDSVSAVGFSKKKAEQQACKLFYESKKQEFEED
- a CDS encoding IPExxxVDY family protein: MTVHYLDFDDEPEFHMIGIACHLKNYRLCWLVNKALNINLERSQDPYVFWPGKSIKSEHALFTGFNEFWKSQHYLIQNKGFQQTLVVPEHRAADYLLITKNPKEEYSTFILQELNKQNLILTAFKINPVGLKSSANLTFE
- the pyk gene encoding pyruvate kinase translates to MIRKTKIVATIGPASSSKEKLTELIRAGLNVCRINFSHGSHEVHLEAVRNIRAVSDELKIPVAILGDLQGPKLRVGMLPEEGLDLIEGEELCFTTKPNKMGDKQNLYISYSSFAKDVKPGEKILLDDGKLELEAGESDGDARVKAKVIHGGILKSKKGVNLPNTKISLPSLTEKDLVDLEFALEHDFDWIGLSFVRSARDIIELKHKISERNKFSRVVAKIEKPEALKELEGIIDETDAVMVARGDLGVEIPMEEVPLIQKDIIKQCREAAKPVIVATQMMESMIENVTPTRAEVNDVANAVMDGSDAVMLSAETSVGKYPVETVNAMRKILVKTEAFEGIFHHETAPGDFGGDRFISDSICYNACRLAQRVNAIGVVAMTHSGYTAVKLSSQRPKSTVFVFTGNKRLITALSLVWGVECFYYDKYVSTDHTIADIKYILKREGKIKNGDYLINIASMPISEKGTSNMIKLSQVD
- a CDS encoding M42 family metallopeptidase, giving the protein MANLNEKLLAEICEAPGVPGHEQKIRDIVRRELDGLGFELSVDNMGNLTAFKAGKDARNAMVAAHMDEIGFIVTHIDDNGFLKFHPLGGFDPKTLTAQRVIVHTESGPLVGVMGSKPIHVMSPEERNKGVKIKDFFIDLGLEAEEVKKKVEVGNTVTRERELIKMGHCFNCKSLDNRVSVFILVEALKNLAKKELPVNLHGVFTVQEEVGLRGAHAATLRIKPTWGIGLDTTIAFDVPGAAGHEKITELGKGVAIKILDGSVISDVRMVKFLKAIADKQKITWQPEILTAGGTDTAALQKFTEGGSIAGAISIPTRHIHQVIEMVHEADVTAAIKLLEASILNLGKEEDWAIN